One Bacillus sp. 2205SS5-2 genomic window carries:
- a CDS encoding anthrax toxin lethal factor-related metalloendopeptidase has translation MKKLLYLIVFLSVAMTLSWSTIFPKHPIGVPLGRTPLAAQVSAQSTPLEEIVLLPIEPFEEDEVLKIVGRLNTLPMNLLQRLKNEEIQIRLFQDKLTDFPSTAHLKDVIPRGYESDDITWDEVPGIGGSKLVLVKIGHSDPGQGHGSSNLELHELAHTIQRYLLNDFYLEITLLDLWETESELLFPGKSYFISYKEEFFAEAFAMYYLNESTRKTLYKRAPQTYAFFLQLEKMY, from the coding sequence AAAGCATCCGATTGGTGTACCTTTAGGAAGAACCCCTCTTGCTGCTCAAGTGTCAGCACAATCTACACCACTAGAGGAAATCGTACTCTTACCTATAGAGCCATTCGAAGAAGATGAAGTGTTGAAAATTGTTGGACGATTAAATACTCTGCCTATGAATCTCCTACAAAGGCTAAAGAATGAAGAGATTCAAATTCGTCTGTTTCAAGACAAATTAACTGATTTCCCATCAACTGCTCATCTTAAAGATGTGATTCCCAGAGGATATGAAAGCGACGATATTACTTGGGATGAGGTTCCTGGAATTGGTGGCTCGAAACTTGTTTTAGTTAAAATTGGACATAGTGATCCAGGTCAAGGACACGGTTCTTCTAATTTAGAACTTCACGAATTGGCTCATACCATTCAGCGCTATTTACTAAATGACTTTTATTTGGAAATCACGTTACTCGATCTTTGGGAAACCGAAAGCGAGCTTCTTTTTCCAGGTAAGTCATATTTTATATCCTATAAAGAAGAATTTTTTGCGGAGGCTTTTGCAATGTACTACTTGAATGAATCTACACGTAAAACGCTTTATAAACGAGCACCGCAAACATATGCTTTTTTTCTTCAGTTAGAAAAAATGTATTAA